One stretch of Enterobacter sp. RHBSTW-00994 DNA includes these proteins:
- the mnmH gene encoding tRNA 2-selenouridine(34) synthase MnmH gives MNDGTDYRAILASDTPLIDVRAPIEFTQGAMPAAINLPLMNDDERAAVGTCYKRQGPEAALALGHSLVQGELRESRISAWRDACLANPDGYLCCARGGQRSHITQAWLKEAGVHYPLIAGGYKALRQAAIQVTQEQTQKPMVLIGGCTGSGKTLLVKQHVDGIDLEGLAHHRGSSFGRTLTPQLSQASFENQLAVALLKKDAARWVLEDEGRMIGSNHLPECLRDRMVQSSIVVVEDPFDIRLERLREEYFERMWQAFSSAYGEEAGWTAYSDYLHHGLFAIRRRLGLQRFADLSARLDDALIEQQRTGRTEAHYAWLAPLLNDYYDPMYRYQLEKKTNNIVFRGSFNDVAAWLAA, from the coding sequence ATGAACGATGGAACGGACTATCGCGCGATCCTCGCATCCGATACCCCTTTAATCGACGTTCGCGCGCCGATCGAATTTACGCAGGGTGCGATGCCCGCTGCAATCAATCTGCCCTTAATGAACGACGACGAGCGTGCCGCCGTGGGTACATGCTATAAACGCCAGGGACCAGAAGCAGCCCTCGCTCTCGGCCACAGTCTGGTTCAGGGGGAACTCCGTGAGAGCAGAATCAGCGCCTGGCGCGATGCCTGTCTGGCGAATCCTGACGGATATCTCTGCTGCGCACGGGGCGGTCAGCGTTCGCATATTACCCAGGCATGGCTGAAAGAAGCCGGTGTGCATTACCCGCTGATTGCAGGAGGTTATAAGGCCCTGCGTCAGGCCGCCATTCAGGTAACGCAGGAGCAAACGCAAAAACCCATGGTGCTGATTGGCGGTTGTACCGGTAGCGGTAAAACCCTGCTGGTGAAGCAACATGTTGACGGCATCGATCTGGAAGGGCTGGCCCATCACCGGGGCTCGTCGTTTGGCCGCACCCTGACACCGCAACTGTCGCAGGCGAGTTTTGAAAACCAGCTGGCAGTGGCGCTGTTAAAAAAAGATGCTGCACGCTGGGTGCTGGAAGATGAAGGCCGGATGATTGGTTCTAACCATCTGCCAGAGTGTTTGCGCGATCGCATGGTGCAGTCATCAATCGTCGTGGTGGAAGACCCGTTCGACATCCGCCTTGAACGCCTGCGTGAAGAGTATTTCGAACGCATGTGGCAGGCATTTTCCTCCGCATATGGCGAAGAGGCTGGCTGGACAGCGTATAGCGACTACCTGCATCACGGCCTGTTTGCCATTCGCCGCCGCCTGGGGCTACAGCGTTTTGCTGACCTGAGCGCACGGCTAGACGACGCACTCATCGAGCAGCAGCGCACAGGCCGTACCGAGGCGCACTATGCCTGGCTTGCGCCACTGCTCAATGACTATTACGACCCGATGTACCGTTATCAGCTTGAGAAAAAAACCAACAACATTGTTTTTCGGGGCTCGTTTAACGACGTGGCCGCCTGGCTGGCGGCCTGA
- the purK gene encoding 5-(carboxyamino)imidazole ribonucleotide synthase yields the protein MKQVCVLGNGQLGRMLRQAGEPLGITVWPVGLDAEPEAVPFQQSVITAEIERWPETALTRELARHNAFVNRDVFPIIADRLTQKQLFDKLGLATAPWQLLADKSDWNDVFAMLGKLAIVKRRVGGYDGRGQWRLRENETAELPDDCYGECIVEQGINFSGEVSLVGARAHDGSTVFYPLTHNLHQDGILRTSVAFPQANAAQQTQAEEMLSAIMHELGYVGVMAMECFITPAGLLINELAPRVHNSGHWTQNGASISQFELHLRAITDLPLPQPVVNSPSVMINLIGTDLNYDWLKLPLVHLHWYDKEVRPGRKVGHLNLNDIDTGRLSATLEAIIPLLPPEYASGIVWAQSKLK from the coding sequence ATGAAACAGGTTTGCGTCCTCGGTAACGGCCAGCTCGGCCGTATGCTACGTCAGGCCGGTGAACCACTGGGCATTACCGTCTGGCCTGTCGGACTGGATGCCGAACCCGAAGCCGTTCCCTTTCAGCAAAGCGTGATCACCGCCGAGATCGAGCGCTGGCCGGAAACCGCCCTGACGCGTGAACTGGCACGCCACAATGCCTTCGTTAACCGCGATGTCTTCCCAATCATTGCCGACCGTCTGACGCAAAAGCAGCTGTTCGACAAATTAGGCCTGGCAACCGCACCGTGGCAATTGCTGGCTGACAAAAGTGACTGGAATGACGTTTTTGCCATGCTGGGCAAGCTGGCGATCGTAAAGCGCCGTGTCGGTGGCTATGACGGTCGCGGTCAATGGCGTTTACGCGAGAACGAAACCGCCGAACTCCCGGACGACTGCTACGGCGAGTGCATCGTTGAGCAAGGCATCAACTTTAGCGGCGAGGTGTCTCTGGTAGGCGCGCGCGCCCACGATGGCAGCACCGTGTTCTATCCGCTGACCCATAACCTGCATCAGGACGGTATTCTGCGCACCAGCGTTGCCTTCCCGCAAGCCAATGCGGCACAGCAAACGCAGGCAGAAGAGATGCTCTCTGCCATCATGCATGAGCTGGGTTACGTCGGTGTCATGGCAATGGAGTGCTTTATCACTCCCGCCGGTCTGCTGATCAACGAACTGGCGCCACGTGTACACAACAGCGGCCACTGGACGCAAAATGGCGCATCCATCAGTCAGTTTGAGCTGCATCTGCGCGCCATTACTGACCTGCCGCTGCCACAGCCGGTGGTAAATAGCCCCTCAGTGATGATTAACCTGATTGGAACCGATCTGAATTATGACTGGCTCAAGTTACCGCTGGTACACCTGCACTGGTACGACAAAGAGGTACGTCCAGGCCGGAAAGTGGGTCACCTTAATCTGAACGATATCGACACGGGTCGTCTGAGCGCTACGCTGGAAGCCATTATCCCGCTGCTGCCGCCAGAGTACGCCAGCGGTATTGTCTGGGCTCAATCAAAGCTTAAATAG
- the purE gene encoding 5-(carboxyamino)imidazole ribonucleotide mutase has translation MSSRNNPARVAIVMGSKSDWATMQFAAEIFEILDVPHHVEVVSAHRTPDKLFSFAESAEANGYEVIIAGAGGAAHLPGMIAAKTLVPVLGVPVQSAALSGVDSLYSIVQMPRGIPVGTLAIGKAGAANSALLAAQILATRDKALHQRLLDWRKAQTDDVLDNPDPRGAA, from the coding sequence ATGTCTTCCCGCAATAATCCGGCGCGTGTCGCCATCGTGATGGGGTCCAAAAGCGACTGGGCTACCATGCAGTTCGCCGCCGAAATCTTCGAAATCCTGGATGTTCCTCACCACGTTGAAGTGGTTTCCGCACACCGTACACCTGACAAGCTGTTCAGCTTTGCCGAAAGTGCAGAAGCGAACGGCTACGAAGTGATCATTGCCGGTGCTGGCGGTGCAGCACACCTGCCAGGCATGATTGCCGCCAAAACACTGGTTCCGGTATTGGGTGTTCCCGTGCAGAGCGCTGCATTAAGCGGTGTTGATAGCCTTTACTCCATCGTTCAGATGCCACGCGGGATCCCGGTTGGTACGCTGGCCATTGGTAAAGCGGGTGCGGCAAACTCCGCCCTACTGGCGGCCCAAATCCTCGCCACGCGCGACAAAGCATTGCATCAGCGTCTGCTGGACTGGCGTAAAGCCCAGACCGATGACGTGCTGGATAACCCGGATCCACGAGGTGCGGCATGA
- a CDS encoding YdgH/BhsA/McbA-like domain containing protein: MKSIKTFVAVATLSLISFGSFAQSVSATGSTLDRAEAKIAAQAAEQGASYKITSAQFNNRVHMTAELTK, encoded by the coding sequence ATGAAATCCATCAAAACTTTCGTTGCAGTTGCCACTCTTTCTCTGATCTCTTTCGGTTCTTTCGCTCAAAGCGTCAGCGCGACTGGCTCAACGCTTGACCGTGCAGAAGCGAAAATTGCGGCCCAGGCTGCTGAACAAGGTGCGTCTTACAAAATCACCAGTGCCCAGTTCAACAACCGTGTTCACATGACTGCAGAACTGACTAAATAA
- the lpxH gene encoding UDP-2,3-diacylglucosamine diphosphatase, giving the protein MATLFIADLHLQTEEPAITAGFLRFLRGEAQTADALYILGDLFEAWIGDDDPNPLHREMAAAIKALVDSGVPCYFIHGNRDFLIGTRYARESGMTLLPEEQVLDLYGRKVLIMHGDTLCTDDTGYQAFRAKVHTPWIQTLFLALPLFIRNRIAAKMRAGSKASNSSKSMAIMDVNAQAVVDVMEKHHVQWLIHGHTHRPDVHTLTTNGEPAHRVVLGAWHNEGSMVKVSPDGVELIAFPF; this is encoded by the coding sequence GTGGCGACACTCTTTATTGCAGATTTGCATCTGCAAACAGAAGAACCGGCGATCACCGCCGGTTTTCTGCGTTTTTTGCGCGGTGAAGCGCAAACCGCCGACGCACTCTATATTCTGGGCGACCTGTTTGAAGCCTGGATCGGCGACGATGATCCCAATCCTCTCCACCGTGAAATGGCTGCCGCCATCAAAGCACTGGTCGATTCCGGTGTCCCTTGCTACTTCATTCACGGTAACCGTGATTTTCTGATCGGCACACGCTACGCCCGTGAAAGCGGTATGACATTACTGCCGGAAGAGCAGGTGCTCGACCTCTATGGCCGCAAGGTACTGATCATGCATGGTGATACACTCTGCACCGACGATACCGGCTACCAGGCGTTTCGCGCCAAAGTCCATACCCCGTGGATCCAAACGCTGTTCCTGGCCCTGCCGCTGTTTATTCGTAACCGTATCGCCGCCAAAATGCGCGCAGGCAGCAAAGCCTCCAACAGCAGCAAATCGATGGCGATAATGGATGTGAATGCTCAGGCCGTTGTCGACGTAATGGAAAAACACCATGTTCAGTGGCTGATCCACGGCCATACCCATCGACCAGATGTACACACTCTGACAACGAATGGCGAACCAGCCCACCGTGTCGTGTTAGGTGCCTGGCACAACGAAGGCTCGATGGTAAAAGTCTCGCCAGACGGCGTTGAGTTGATCGCCTTTCCGTTCTAA
- the ppiB gene encoding peptidylprolyl isomerase B has product MVTFHTNHGDIVIKTFDDKAPETVKNFLDYCREGFYNNTIFHRVINGFMIQGGGFEPGMNQKETKEAIKNEANNGLKNTRGTLAMARTQAPHSATAQFFINVADNDFLNFSGESLQGWGYCVFAEVVEGMDVVDKIKSVSTGRSGMHQDVPKEDVVITSVTVSE; this is encoded by the coding sequence ATGGTTACTTTCCACACTAATCATGGCGATATCGTAATCAAAACCTTTGATGACAAAGCGCCTGAAACAGTTAAAAACTTCCTGGACTACTGCCGCGAAGGTTTCTACAACAACACAATTTTCCACCGTGTGATCAACGGCTTTATGATCCAGGGTGGCGGTTTCGAACCGGGCATGAACCAGAAAGAAACCAAAGAAGCGATCAAAAACGAAGCGAACAACGGCCTGAAAAACACCCGTGGTACGCTGGCAATGGCGCGTACTCAGGCGCCGCACTCTGCAACCGCACAGTTCTTCATCAACGTGGCTGACAACGACTTCCTGAACTTCTCTGGCGAAAGCCTGCAGGGTTGGGGCTATTGCGTATTCGCAGAAGTGGTTGAAGGTATGGACGTTGTTGATAAGATCAAAAGCGTTTCTACTGGCCGCAGCGGTATGCACCAGGACGTTCCTAAAGAAGACGTTGTGATTACAAGCGTGACCGTCAGCGAGTAA
- the cysS gene encoding cysteine--tRNA ligase: MLKIFNTMTRQKEEFKPIHAGEVGMYVCGITVYDLCHIGHGRTFVAFDVVSRYLRFLGYNLKYVRNITDIDDKIIKRANENGESFVALVDRMIVEMHNDFDALNILRPDSEPRATHHIHEIIDITEKLIERGHAYVADNGDVMFSVPTDPAYGQLSRQDLDQLQAGARVDVVDVKRNPMDFVLWKMSKEGEPSWPSPWGEGRPGWHIECSAMNCKQLGKHFDIHGGGSDLMFPHHENEIAQSTCAHGGEYVNYWMHSGMVMVDREKMSKSLDNFFTVRDVLKYYDAETVRYFLMSGHYRSQLNYSEENLKQARSALERLYTALRGTDKSAAPAGGEVFEARFVEVMNDDFNTPEAYSVLFDMAREVNRLKSEDMAAANALASHLRKLSAVLGLLEQEPDVFLQSGAQADEGEVAEIEALIKARLEARQAKDWAAADAARNRLTEMGIILEDGPQGTTWRRK; encoded by the coding sequence ATGTTAAAAATCTTTAATACAATGACGCGCCAAAAAGAGGAATTTAAACCTATCCATGCCGGGGAAGTTGGCATGTACGTGTGTGGTATTACGGTTTACGATCTCTGTCATATCGGCCATGGCCGTACCTTTGTTGCCTTTGACGTTGTTTCGCGCTACCTGCGTTTCCTGGGCTACAACCTGAAGTACGTCCGCAATATCACCGATATCGACGACAAAATCATTAAGCGTGCTAATGAAAACGGCGAAAGCTTTGTCGCGCTGGTGGATCGTATGATCGTGGAAATGCACAACGATTTTGATGCGTTAAATATTCTGCGCCCGGACAGTGAACCGCGTGCGACCCACCATATTCACGAAATTATCGACATCACCGAAAAGCTGATTGAACGTGGTCATGCCTATGTTGCAGATAACGGCGACGTGATGTTCTCCGTGCCGACCGATCCGGCGTATGGCCAGTTATCCCGTCAGGATCTGGATCAACTGCAGGCCGGTGCGCGTGTCGATGTGGTCGACGTGAAACGTAATCCGATGGACTTTGTCCTGTGGAAGATGTCCAAAGAGGGCGAACCAAGCTGGCCATCCCCGTGGGGTGAAGGGCGTCCAGGCTGGCACATCGAGTGTTCTGCGATGAACTGCAAACAGCTGGGTAAACATTTCGATATTCACGGTGGCGGCTCTGACCTGATGTTCCCGCACCACGAAAACGAAATCGCGCAGTCTACCTGTGCCCACGGTGGCGAGTACGTTAACTACTGGATGCACTCCGGAATGGTGATGGTTGACCGTGAGAAGATGTCCAAATCGCTGGATAACTTCTTTACCGTGCGTGACGTGCTGAAATATTACGATGCGGAAACGGTGCGTTATTTCCTGATGTCTGGTCACTACCGTAGCCAGTTGAACTACAGCGAAGAGAACCTGAAGCAGGCACGCTCCGCTCTGGAGCGCCTCTACACTGCGCTGCGCGGTACGGATAAATCGGCTGCACCGGCGGGTGGCGAGGTCTTTGAAGCGAGGTTTGTGGAGGTGATGAATGATGATTTCAATACCCCGGAAGCCTACTCCGTATTGTTCGACATGGCGCGTGAAGTAAACCGTCTGAAGTCTGAAGATATGGCGGCGGCAAACGCGCTGGCCTCTCATCTGCGTAAGCTTTCTGCCGTTCTGGGTCTACTGGAGCAGGAGCCGGACGTGTTCCTGCAAAGCGGTGCTCAGGCGGATGAGGGTGAAGTCGCGGAGATCGAAGCCCTGATTAAGGCACGTCTGGAAGCGCGTCAGGCGAAAGACTGGGCGGCGGCAGATGCGGCGCGTAACCGTCTGACTGAGATGGGCATTATTCTGGAAGACGGCCCGCAGGGAACCACCTGGCGTCGTAAGTAA
- a CDS encoding metal-dependent hydrolase, with protein sequence MPTIITHAAVPLCLGLGLGTKVIPPRLLFAGIVLAMLPDADVLAFKFGVAYGNIFGHRGFTHSLLFAFIVPILCVLVGRRWFRAGLMRCWLFLTVSLLSHSLLDSVTTGGKGVGWLWPWSDERFFAPWQVIKVAPFALSRYATPYGHQVIISELLWVWLPGGVLMGLLWWKRR encoded by the coding sequence ATGCCGACCATTATCACCCACGCCGCTGTACCACTTTGTCTGGGCTTAGGCCTGGGCACTAAAGTGATCCCTCCTCGTTTACTTTTTGCCGGAATTGTCCTTGCCATGCTGCCGGATGCCGATGTTCTGGCGTTTAAATTCGGTGTGGCCTACGGCAATATTTTCGGCCATCGCGGGTTTACGCATTCGTTGTTGTTTGCGTTCATCGTGCCAATTCTCTGTGTCCTGGTCGGTCGACGGTGGTTCAGAGCCGGGCTAATGCGCTGCTGGCTGTTTTTGACGGTCTCACTGCTCTCTCACAGCTTACTCGATTCGGTGACGACAGGCGGCAAAGGGGTCGGCTGGCTTTGGCCGTGGTCAGATGAACGGTTCTTCGCGCCGTGGCAGGTGATTAAAGTCGCGCCATTTGCCCTGTCGCGTTATGCCACGCCGTACGGGCATCAAGTGATTATCTCTGAATTACTGTGGGTCTGGCTGCCGGGGGGCGTGTTGATGGGGCTGTTATGGTGGAAGCGGAGATAA
- the malI gene encoding Mal regulon transcriptional regulator MalI: MKKVSIIDVAKQAGVSVSTVSLVLRQKGKISEATIEKVHAAINTLGYVHNVAAANLRANTSNLIGLILRDFSDSFSIKVMASIVQELEKQGFMVFLGQPLNDHEHLERCLLSFKQQGVAGVIYLASDTRTSSLPAQIRECPLPLVAVSQSLLNEPCNLVMRDNRQAASLATRYLIERGHRNIAYIGGREGCLIREQRLLGFRSAMAQYGLVNREESAPACSDDTQAAGLATRQLLEKNNTITALLCHSPDAMIGSISGIHHVGRTVGKDVFLTQQVALVGFEDMLHVNLTSPSFTYVSSASEETGRQAAGLMIRKLKEPELQTQRITLSGQLIARESA; the protein is encoded by the coding sequence TTGAAGAAAGTCAGCATTATTGATGTCGCAAAGCAGGCTGGCGTATCGGTATCTACCGTATCGCTGGTACTCCGCCAGAAAGGGAAAATCTCAGAAGCGACCATTGAGAAAGTCCATGCTGCCATCAATACGCTCGGGTATGTTCACAACGTCGCCGCCGCGAATCTTCGCGCCAATACCTCCAATCTTATCGGCCTTATCCTGCGTGATTTCAGCGACAGCTTCTCCATTAAGGTGATGGCAAGCATCGTGCAGGAGCTAGAAAAACAAGGGTTTATGGTTTTTCTCGGTCAACCGCTTAACGACCACGAACATCTTGAACGCTGCCTGCTCTCGTTTAAACAGCAAGGGGTGGCTGGCGTCATTTATCTGGCCTCGGATACGCGCACATCCTCTCTACCCGCACAAATCCGTGAATGCCCGTTACCTCTGGTTGCCGTCTCACAGTCCCTGCTGAATGAGCCCTGCAATCTGGTGATGCGTGATAACCGCCAGGCCGCAAGCCTGGCAACCCGTTACCTTATTGAACGCGGTCACCGCAATATTGCCTACATTGGTGGACGTGAAGGCTGCCTTATTCGCGAACAGCGCCTGCTCGGTTTTCGTAGCGCAATGGCACAATACGGCCTGGTTAATCGTGAAGAGTCAGCCCCGGCCTGTAGCGACGACACCCAGGCTGCAGGTTTGGCGACACGTCAGTTGCTGGAGAAAAACAACACCATCACCGCCCTGCTTTGCCATTCACCAGATGCGATGATCGGCTCCATTTCCGGGATCCATCATGTGGGGCGCACCGTCGGGAAAGATGTGTTTTTAACGCAACAGGTCGCACTGGTGGGCTTTGAAGATATGCTGCATGTTAATCTCACCTCTCCGTCGTTCACCTACGTCTCTTCAGCCAGTGAAGAGACCGGCCGCCAGGCTGCCGGGCTGATGATTCGTAAACTGAAAGAGCCAGAACTGCAAACCCAGCGAATTACGCTTTCCGGGCAGCTTATCGCACGGGAATCCGCATAA
- a CDS encoding PTS transporter subunit EIIC, protein MSLISGFVKSLSKLSMIGRALMLPISLLPAAGLLLAFGDKFHLPLMMNAGGVIFDNLPMLFAIGSAVGLASESGIAALSAAVSVFVTNITIGTVLSITPEMASQGGKYAMVVGIPTLQMGVFGGLICGILAAWCYNRFHTMQLPEFLGFFSGKRFVAIATAFLSFVLGLLLPYVWQHIQAGIDALSVIVNGDNQAASTFIFGLVERALIPLGLHHIWYPSFWYSFGDYTTQAGQVIHGDQTIWFKMLEEGTKSFSSDTYQNAGKFMQGEFPLMLFALPAACLAMYHEAHTKNKKIAFGILFSAALTCFLTGITEPVEFTFIFVAPILYVFNAIMAGLAYMTMYLLHAHIAKSFSAGFIDYLSFGILPSFNGYQTNFLNAVIIGIPMALIYYFTFRYVIRRFDVKTPGRTEVTTTTDDKTDTEIATEIITLLGGAKNIDSVGSCITRLRLEVAKSDEVDKDGLNGLGARGVVFVGDNGIQVIFGARAQFIAQTMSTMIGK, encoded by the coding sequence ATGAGTCTGATATCAGGGTTTGTTAAATCGTTGTCAAAGTTATCGATGATTGGTCGCGCATTAATGCTGCCAATTTCACTCCTTCCTGCTGCAGGTCTGCTGTTGGCCTTCGGGGATAAATTCCATCTGCCACTGATGATGAACGCGGGTGGCGTCATTTTTGATAACCTGCCGATGCTGTTCGCTATCGGCTCTGCTGTGGGTCTGGCATCGGAATCCGGTATCGCCGCACTCTCCGCTGCGGTGTCGGTTTTTGTCACAAACATCACCATCGGAACGGTGCTCAGCATCACGCCAGAGATGGCTTCCCAGGGTGGAAAATACGCGATGGTCGTGGGGATCCCCACCTTACAGATGGGCGTTTTCGGCGGTCTGATTTGCGGTATTCTCGCCGCGTGGTGCTACAACCGTTTCCACACCATGCAGTTGCCGGAATTCCTCGGCTTCTTCTCGGGTAAACGTTTTGTCGCCATTGCCACCGCTTTTTTATCCTTCGTTCTTGGTCTGCTGCTGCCCTACGTCTGGCAACACATCCAGGCGGGTATCGATGCGCTTTCCGTTATTGTTAACGGAGATAATCAGGCCGCATCGACCTTTATCTTCGGTCTGGTTGAACGCGCACTCATCCCGCTTGGCCTGCACCACATCTGGTATCCTTCGTTCTGGTACTCGTTTGGCGACTACACCACCCAGGCAGGCCAGGTGATCCATGGCGACCAGACTATCTGGTTCAAAATGCTGGAAGAAGGGACAAAATCCTTCAGCAGCGATACCTACCAGAATGCCGGTAAGTTCATGCAGGGTGAGTTCCCGCTGATGCTGTTTGCACTGCCTGCGGCATGCCTTGCGATGTATCACGAAGCTCACACCAAAAACAAAAAGATCGCCTTCGGCATTCTGTTCTCCGCAGCATTAACCTGCTTCCTGACAGGCATTACCGAACCAGTCGAGTTCACCTTTATTTTTGTTGCGCCAATCCTGTACGTCTTTAACGCCATTATGGCCGGCCTGGCCTACATGACGATGTACCTGCTGCATGCGCACATTGCAAAATCGTTCTCTGCCGGGTTTATCGACTACCTGTCGTTTGGGATCCTGCCATCATTTAATGGCTATCAAACCAACTTCCTGAACGCGGTCATTATCGGTATCCCGATGGCGCTGATTTACTACTTCACCTTCCGCTACGTCATTCGCCGTTTCGATGTTAAAACGCCGGGCCGTACTGAAGTCACCACCACCACGGACGATAAAACCGACACCGAAATTGCGACCGAGATTATCACTCTGCTGGGTGGCGCGAAGAACATCGACTCCGTGGGCTCGTGCATCACTCGCTTGCGCCTTGAAGTGGCAAAAAGCGATGAGGTGGATAAGGATGGTCTGAACGGTCTTGGCGCACGCGGCGTGGTCTTTGTCGGGGACAACGGCATCCAGGTAATATTTGGAGCCAGAGCACAGTTTATCGCCCAAACCATGTCCACCATGATCGGCAAATAA
- the ybcJ gene encoding ribosome-associated protein YbcJ: MSTFALGKHPHVELCDLLKLEGWSESGAQAKIAIADGLVKVDGAVETRKRCKIVAGQTVSFEGQSVTVTA; the protein is encoded by the coding sequence ATGTCCACATTTGCATTAGGTAAACACCCGCACGTTGAGTTGTGCGATCTGCTAAAACTGGAAGGCTGGAGCGAGAGTGGCGCACAGGCCAAAATCGCCATTGCTGATGGTCTGGTTAAAGTGGACGGTGCGGTTGAAACCCGTAAACGTTGCAAGATCGTCGCGGGGCAGACCGTGAGTTTTGAAGGTCAGAGTGTGACGGTGACGGCGTAA
- the folD gene encoding bifunctional methylenetetrahydrofolate dehydrogenase/methenyltetrahydrofolate cyclohydrolase FolD, which translates to MAAKIIDGKTIAQQVRSEVAEKVKARKAAGLRAPGLAVVLVGSNPASQIYVGSKRKACEEVGFVSRSYDLPETTSEAELLELIDTLNADKEIDGILVQLPLPAGIDNVKVLERIAPDKDVDGFHPYNVGRLCQRAPRLRPCTPRGIVTLLERYNIDTYGLNAVVIGASNIVGRPMSMELLLAGCTTTVTHRFTKNLRHHVENADLLIVAVGKPGFIPGEWIKEGAIVVDVGINRLESGKVVGDVVFEDAAARASYITPVPGGVGPMTVATLIQNTLQACEEYHDVEEA; encoded by the coding sequence ATGGCAGCAAAGATTATTGACGGTAAAACGATTGCGCAGCAGGTGCGCTCTGAAGTCGCGGAAAAAGTGAAGGCGCGAAAAGCGGCTGGACTTCGTGCACCAGGGTTAGCTGTTGTGCTGGTCGGCAGCAACCCGGCATCGCAGATTTATGTCGGCAGCAAACGCAAAGCGTGCGAAGAAGTGGGGTTCGTCTCCCGCTCATACGATTTGCCAGAAACCACCAGCGAAGCAGAACTGCTTGAGCTGATTGACACCCTGAATGCCGATAAAGAAATCGACGGTATTCTGGTGCAGTTGCCTCTGCCTGCTGGCATCGACAACGTGAAGGTCCTTGAACGTATTGCGCCTGATAAAGACGTGGATGGTTTCCATCCGTATAACGTTGGCCGTCTGTGCCAGCGCGCGCCACGTCTGCGCCCATGCACTCCGCGCGGCATTGTTACCCTGCTGGAGCGCTACAACATTGATACCTATGGCCTGAATGCCGTGGTGATTGGCGCGTCTAATATCGTTGGCCGTCCCATGAGCATGGAGCTTCTGCTGGCAGGTTGCACCACGACCGTGACCCACCGCTTTACGAAAAACCTGCGTCACCATGTTGAGAACGCCGATCTGCTGATCGTCGCAGTGGGTAAACCCGGCTTTATCCCTGGTGAGTGGATCAAAGAAGGCGCAATTGTTGTGGACGTGGGCATTAACCGTCTTGAAAGCGGCAAAGTGGTTGGCGACGTGGTGTTTGAAGATGCCGCAGCACGCGCATCCTACATCACTCCGGTTCCGGGCGGTGTAGGTCCAATGACCGTGGCAACCCTGATTCAAAATACTTTGCAGGCATGCGAAGAGTATCACGACGTAGAGGAAGCGTAA
- the fimA gene encoding type 1 fimbrial major subunit FimA, producing the protein MKLSNIASTVIAALVLAAGAAHAEDPVTPVYVNGGTVHFKGELVNAACSVNTESSDQIVNLGQYRTAKFTKVGDTTSNIPFNIVLNDCDPLVAKTAAVAFTGQIDPTDKTLLAVTSGSNDNTAKGVGIEILDNKSSTLTPDGASFSAAQSLIQGTNTLSFTARYKSTAATTEPGMANADATFVMKYE; encoded by the coding sequence ATGAAACTCAGCAATATTGCTTCAACCGTTATTGCGGCCCTGGTGCTGGCCGCTGGTGCTGCACACGCAGAAGATCCTGTAACACCGGTTTATGTTAATGGCGGAACGGTACATTTTAAAGGTGAATTGGTTAACGCAGCATGTTCTGTGAATACTGAGTCTTCCGATCAAATTGTTAATCTCGGTCAATACCGTACGGCGAAATTCACCAAAGTTGGTGACACGACCTCGAATATTCCTTTCAACATCGTACTGAATGACTGTGATCCGCTGGTAGCGAAAACTGCAGCCGTAGCCTTTACCGGTCAGATTGATCCAACTGACAAAACGTTGTTGGCAGTAACGTCCGGCAGCAACGACAACACAGCAAAAGGTGTTGGTATCGAGATCCTCGATAACAAATCCAGCACGCTGACCCCGGATGGCGCGTCCTTCTCCGCGGCGCAGAGCCTGATTCAGGGGACGAACACCCTGAGCTTTACCGCACGTTATAAATCCACTGCAGCCACCACTGAACCTGGCATGGCTAACGCGGATGCAACCTTCGTAATGAAATACGAATAA